One Synechococcus sp. PROS-9-1 DNA window includes the following coding sequences:
- a CDS encoding phage holin family protein, whose amino-acid sequence MGTLGWLLQWPIRALVLLVVAALPLGVELASFGTALWAAVLIGLLGTLLILPLKVVMGPVWAITSLGGLISPVSFLFNWMITVILFGLAAWLIQGFRLKNGLISAICGAVVYSVISAMVLRALGLADVDFTRAALIGSLAFGAE is encoded by the coding sequence ATGGGAACGCTTGGCTGGTTGCTGCAATGGCCGATTCGAGCCCTCGTGCTGCTTGTCGTGGCAGCGCTTCCGCTTGGCGTGGAACTGGCCAGCTTCGGTACGGCGCTGTGGGCAGCGGTGTTGATTGGCCTGTTGGGCACGCTGCTGATCTTGCCGCTCAAAGTGGTGATGGGTCCGGTTTGGGCCATTACCTCGCTAGGCGGGTTGATTTCGCCGGTGTCGTTTCTCTTCAACTGGATGATTACGGTCATCTTGTTTGGCTTGGCCGCTTGGCTGATCCAAGGCTTTCGCCTCAAGAACGGTCTGATCAGTGCCATCTGTGGCGCAGTTGTGTACAGCGTGATCAGTGCCATGGTTTTGCGTGCCCTTGGCCTTGCCGATGTGGACTTCACCAGGGCCGCTCTGATCGGATCGTTGGCGTTTGGTGCTGAGTAA
- the uvrB gene encoding excinuclease ABC subunit UvrB — MPAYELSAPYTPKGDQPTAIAKLVEGVNGGERYQTLLGATGTGKTFTMANVIAQTGRPALVLAHNKTLAAQLCNELREFFPHNAVEYFISYYDYYQPEAYVPVSDTYIAKTASINEEIDMLRHSATRSLFERRDVIVVASISCIYGLGIPSEYLKAAVPFKVGETLNLRGSLRDLVNNQYSRNDTEAGRGRFRVKGDVLEIGPAYDDRLVRVELFGDDVEAIRYVDPTTGEILQSLDAISIYPAKHFVTPKERLNDAVKEIRAELKDRLEFLNGEGKLLEAQRLEQRATYDLEMLQQIGYCNGVENYARHLAGREPGSAPECLIDYFPDDWLLIVDESHVTCSQLLAMYNGDQARKKVLIDHGFRLPSAADNRPLKSEEFWSKAKQTVFVSATPGNWEMEISEGQIAEQVIRPTGVLDPIVEVRPTTGQVDDLLGEIRDRASKNQRVLVTTLTKRMAEDLTDYLAENKVRVRYLHSEIHSIERIEIIQDLRLGEYDVLVGVNLLREGLDLPEVSLVAILDADKEGFLRAQRSLIQTIGRAARHVEGKALLYAENMTDSMAKAIEETERRRAIQHAYNEKHGITPTPAGKKATNSILSFLELSRKLKADGPDADLVKVAGKAVQALEEDSAGLALDALPELIDQLELKMKESAKKLDFEEAANLRDRIKKLRQKLVGSSR; from the coding sequence ATGCCCGCTTACGAGCTATCGGCGCCTTACACCCCTAAAGGAGATCAACCCACGGCGATCGCCAAATTGGTGGAGGGTGTGAATGGAGGAGAGCGTTATCAAACGCTTCTCGGAGCCACGGGTACGGGCAAGACGTTCACGATGGCCAATGTGATCGCCCAAACCGGACGTCCTGCTTTGGTGTTGGCCCACAACAAAACCCTGGCGGCCCAGCTTTGCAACGAGCTGCGGGAGTTTTTTCCGCACAATGCTGTGGAATATTTCATCTCCTATTACGACTATTACCAACCGGAAGCCTATGTGCCAGTAAGTGATACCTATATCGCTAAAACTGCATCAATTAACGAAGAAATTGATATGTTGCGTCACTCCGCGACGCGATCGTTGTTTGAGCGCCGTGATGTGATTGTGGTGGCCTCAATTAGTTGCATCTATGGGCTTGGAATTCCAAGTGAATACCTCAAAGCTGCTGTGCCATTCAAAGTGGGTGAGACTTTGAATTTGCGCGGATCTTTGCGCGATCTGGTGAACAATCAGTACAGCCGCAATGACACAGAGGCGGGGCGTGGACGTTTTCGTGTGAAGGGAGATGTGCTTGAAATTGGTCCAGCCTATGACGACCGTTTAGTGCGTGTTGAGCTCTTTGGTGATGACGTAGAAGCGATTCGCTATGTGGATCCAACCACTGGTGAAATCCTTCAAAGCTTGGATGCGATCAGCATCTATCCAGCCAAGCACTTCGTGACACCAAAAGAGCGTCTCAATGATGCCGTTAAGGAGATTCGTGCGGAGCTGAAAGATCGCCTTGAGTTTTTAAATGGAGAAGGGAAGTTGCTTGAGGCTCAGCGTTTAGAGCAACGCGCTACGTATGACCTGGAGATGTTGCAACAAATTGGTTATTGCAACGGAGTTGAGAATTATGCCCGTCATTTGGCTGGTCGTGAGCCTGGATCTGCACCGGAATGCCTGATTGATTACTTCCCAGATGATTGGTTGTTAATCGTGGATGAAAGCCACGTGACCTGCTCTCAGCTTTTGGCGATGTACAACGGCGATCAAGCTCGCAAAAAGGTGCTGATTGACCATGGCTTCCGTTTGCCGAGTGCCGCTGATAACCGGCCGCTTAAGTCGGAGGAGTTTTGGAGCAAGGCCAAGCAGACCGTGTTCGTGAGCGCCACTCCTGGGAATTGGGAGATGGAGATCAGTGAAGGTCAGATCGCGGAACAGGTGATCCGCCCTACGGGTGTGCTGGATCCGATTGTTGAGGTGCGGCCCACCACCGGACAAGTGGATGACCTGCTTGGAGAGATTCGTGATCGTGCCTCTAAGAATCAGCGCGTGTTGGTGACCACGCTCACCAAGCGGATGGCAGAAGACCTCACGGATTACCTCGCTGAAAACAAAGTTCGTGTGCGCTATTTGCACTCAGAGATTCATTCGATTGAGCGGATCGAGATCATTCAGGATTTACGTCTGGGTGAATACGACGTTCTAGTTGGCGTGAATTTGTTGCGGGAAGGATTGGATCTGCCAGAGGTTTCGCTGGTGGCAATTCTTGATGCCGATAAGGAAGGATTTTTGCGTGCCCAGCGCTCTTTGATTCAGACGATTGGCCGTGCAGCTCGGCACGTGGAAGGCAAAGCCTTGCTTTACGCCGAGAACATGACCGATTCCATGGCCAAGGCGATTGAAGAAACCGAACGCCGCCGCGCCATTCAGCACGCCTACAACGAAAAGCACGGCATTACACCCACGCCTGCTGGCAAGAAGGCCACGAATTCAATTCTTAGTTTTCTGGAGCTGTCACGCAAACTCAAGGCCGATGGCCCCGATGCAGATTTGGTCAAAGTGGCTGGTAAGGCGGTTCAAGCTTTGGAGGAAGACAGCGCTGGATTGGCTCTCGATGCCCTGCCTGAGCTCATCGATCAACTTGAGCTGAAGATGAAAGAGTCAGCCAAGAAGCTCGACTTTGAGGAAGCAGCCAACCTGCGGGACCGGATCAAGAAGCTGCGTCAGAAGCTGGTGGGCAGCAGCAGATGA
- a CDS encoding DUF561 domain-containing protein, which produces MTRLSLLPAELRRSLKQRTALKVIAGLMNFDRSNVAMVAAAAGRGGADLLDVACDAELVKLAIEVSAGVPVCVSAVDPELFPAAVAAGAAMVEIGNYDAFYPQGRIFDATEVLSITRRTRELLPDVVMSVTVPHVLPLDQQEQLAVDLVAAGADLIQTEGGTSAKPFSPGSLGLIEKAAPTLAASHSISAALHQAECAVPVLCASGLSAVTVPMAIASGAAGVGVGSAVNRLNDELAMTAVVRGLREALARPVISRV; this is translated from the coding sequence ATGACCCGCCTTTCTCTGCTGCCCGCTGAGCTCCGCCGCAGCCTGAAGCAGCGAACCGCACTCAAGGTGATCGCCGGTTTGATGAACTTCGATCGCTCCAACGTGGCGATGGTGGCGGCTGCCGCGGGTCGCGGCGGTGCTGATTTGCTTGATGTGGCCTGTGATGCAGAGCTGGTGAAGTTGGCGATCGAGGTCTCCGCTGGTGTGCCTGTCTGTGTGTCTGCGGTGGATCCTGAGCTGTTTCCGGCCGCTGTGGCTGCCGGCGCGGCGATGGTGGAGATTGGCAATTACGACGCCTTCTATCCCCAAGGCCGGATCTTTGATGCCACTGAAGTGTTGTCGATCACCCGCCGAACCCGCGAGCTGCTCCCCGATGTGGTGATGAGCGTCACGGTGCCCCACGTGCTGCCGTTGGATCAGCAAGAGCAGTTGGCTGTGGATTTGGTGGCAGCTGGTGCTGATCTGATTCAAACCGAAGGTGGCACCAGTGCGAAGCCGTTCAGCCCTGGAAGCCTTGGATTGATTGAGAAAGCAGCTCCTACTTTGGCCGCTTCCCACAGCATCAGTGCTGCGCTACATCAGGCGGAGTGCGCTGTGCCCGTACTCTGCGCCTCTGGATTGTCTGCCGTCACCGTGCCGATGGCGATTGCGTCTGGCGCTGCTGGTGTGGGAGTGGGATCGGCGGTGAATCGCCTCAACGATGAGTTGGCGATGACCGCTGTGGTTCGCGGGCTGCGCGAGGCTTTGGCTCGTCCAGTGATCAGCCGCGTTTGA
- the tilS gene encoding tRNA lysidine(34) synthetase TilS has translation MAASQPWLPWHDRLHRQLLRQPNLLPKGTTLLISLSGGQDSMALLGLLQGLQHLHHWHVQLWHGDHGWHDQSATIASELKAWCQVQELDLQISRSTRENTGTEASARSWRYQELAALSQQLCCRTVLTAHTASDRAETLLLQLARGTDLAGLGSLRPIRPLQNNDPSGPRLVRPLLSFSRDDTAQICQDLKLPIWLDPSNTNPAFSRNRIRNEVLPMLEELHPGCSQRIAQLSERVSQVEDCQRTLATLALEPLRCERGLQRNALKLLPEATRRLLLHHWLQEQGVGTLSASQLDSLSVAIGPGRPPGSRSLPGQKSLQWTQDSVQLVSKP, from the coding sequence ATGGCTGCCTCCCAACCCTGGTTGCCTTGGCACGACAGGCTGCATCGCCAACTGCTGAGGCAACCGAACCTGCTTCCCAAGGGGACAACACTGCTGATCTCTCTCTCCGGCGGTCAAGACTCCATGGCTTTACTCGGCCTGCTTCAGGGGCTTCAACATCTGCACCATTGGCATGTCCAGCTGTGGCACGGCGACCATGGTTGGCACGATCAGTCAGCAACCATTGCCTCCGAACTCAAGGCGTGGTGCCAAGTCCAGGAGTTGGATCTTCAGATCAGCCGAAGCACGAGGGAGAACACAGGCACAGAGGCCAGCGCCCGATCCTGGCGTTACCAAGAGCTTGCCGCCCTAAGCCAGCAGCTGTGCTGCCGCACGGTTCTGACCGCTCACACCGCAAGCGACCGAGCTGAAACCTTGCTGCTGCAGTTGGCCCGAGGCACGGATCTGGCCGGCCTTGGCAGCTTGCGGCCGATCAGACCACTACAAAACAATGACCCAAGCGGCCCTCGTCTAGTGCGCCCGCTTTTGAGCTTCAGCCGAGACGACACCGCCCAGATCTGCCAGGACTTGAAACTGCCCATTTGGCTTGATCCATCCAATACCAATCCGGCCTTCAGCCGCAACCGCATCCGCAACGAGGTGCTTCCGATGCTGGAGGAGTTGCATCCAGGCTGCAGCCAACGCATCGCCCAACTCAGCGAGCGGGTGTCTCAAGTGGAGGACTGCCAACGCACCCTCGCCACCCTGGCCCTGGAACCACTGCGTTGTGAACGCGGCTTGCAACGCAACGCACTCAAGCTTTTGCCAGAAGCCACCCGTCGGTTGTTGCTCCATCATTGGCTGCAAGAACAAGGCGTTGGCACCCTCTCCGCCAGCCAACTCGACAGCCTGAGTGTGGCGATTGGCCCTGGTCGCCCCCCAGGAAGCCGCTCCTTGCCAGGGCAAAAGTCTCTGCAATGGACCCAAGACTCGGTACAACTAGTGAGCAAGCCATAA
- the dapA gene encoding 4-hydroxy-tetrahydrodipicolinate synthase yields the protein MSTAAELSPTPFGRLLTAMVTPFDAEGRVDLALAGRLARHLVEEGSEGLVVCGTTGESPTLSWQEQVKMLEAVRQAVGPGVKVLAGTGSNSTSEAVKATREAASAGADGALLVVPYYNKPPQEGLEAHFRTIATAAPELPLMLYNVPGRTGTSMAPATAAQLMDCANVVSFKAASGSTEEVTELRLACGPRLAVYSGDDGLLLPMLSAGAVGVVSVASHVVGRRLRHMIDAFLSGQNAVALGQHEQLTPLFQALFATSNPIPVKAALELSGWPVGAPRLPLLPLNSAMRDSLAHLLTALRQT from the coding sequence ATGAGTACTGCTGCTGAACTTTCTCCGACCCCGTTTGGCCGTCTGTTGACGGCCATGGTGACCCCCTTTGATGCTGAGGGCCGCGTGGATTTGGCTTTGGCAGGTCGTTTGGCCCGTCATCTTGTCGAGGAAGGTTCAGAGGGGCTTGTCGTTTGTGGCACGACGGGTGAATCGCCAACGCTGAGCTGGCAGGAGCAAGTCAAGATGCTGGAGGCGGTCCGTCAAGCCGTTGGACCTGGGGTGAAGGTGCTTGCAGGGACGGGGAGCAACAGCACAAGTGAAGCGGTGAAGGCAACGCGAGAAGCTGCGTCGGCTGGCGCTGATGGTGCCCTGTTGGTTGTGCCTTATTACAACAAGCCTCCGCAAGAGGGCTTAGAAGCGCATTTTCGAACGATTGCAACGGCTGCTCCTGAGCTACCACTGATGCTTTACAACGTGCCTGGACGCACTGGCACGAGCATGGCTCCGGCCACGGCAGCTCAGCTGATGGATTGCGCCAACGTGGTGAGCTTCAAGGCGGCCAGTGGCTCGACTGAAGAAGTCACCGAGCTGCGCTTGGCCTGTGGGCCTCGCCTCGCCGTTTACAGCGGTGATGACGGCTTGCTTTTGCCGATGTTGTCCGCTGGTGCAGTCGGTGTGGTGAGTGTGGCCAGTCATGTTGTTGGCAGGCGTTTGCGCCACATGATTGATGCGTTCCTCAGCGGTCAGAACGCTGTTGCCCTTGGTCAGCACGAGCAGTTAACGCCGCTCTTCCAGGCCCTCTTTGCCACCTCCAACCCCATCCCTGTGAAAGCTGCTCTTGAGCTGAGTGGATGGCCAGTGGGTGCTCCTCGTCTTCCTTTATTACCCCTTAATTCAGCCATGCGCGATTCCTTAGCCCACCTCCTCACTGCCCTGCGTCAGACCTGA
- a CDS encoding aspartate kinase: MALLVQKFGGTSVGSVERLQAVARRIADCKEDGNDLVIVVSAMGHTTDELTAKAKAISAAPPQREMDMLLSTGEQVSIALLSMALHELGVPAVSMTGAQVGIVTESAHGRARILDVRTDRLRALLAEGQVVVVAGFQGTSLSRGGTAEITTLGRGGSDTSAVALAAALGADACEIYTDVPGVLTTDPRKVANAQLMPQVSCDEMLELASLGAAVLHPRAVEIARNYGVNMVVRSSWSDAPGTTLTSRNARPIGREGLELGRPVDGVELLEDQALLALSHVPDQPGVAARLFESLSAGGVNVDLIIQATHEGSSNDITFTVAGEDLDQARSICATLVDSLGGNLSTDGGMSKLSIRGAGIMGRPGIAAGLFDTLSREGINLRLIATSEVKVSCVVDASMGGKALQAAQQAFELSTQQQYINPPASGKGEPEVRGVALDRDQAQMSVRHVPDRPGMAGALCSALADAGISLDAIVQSERQHRDGSRDISFIVKREDRAASDQALAPLLSQWPGAVLEDGPAIARVSAIGAGMPATAGTAGRMFRFLAEAGVNIELIATSEIRTSCVVAEADGVKALEAVHAGFQLGGSECHRAQGTESPLEA, from the coding sequence GACGGCAATGATCTGGTGATTGTGGTCTCGGCGATGGGCCACACCACAGACGAGCTCACCGCCAAGGCAAAAGCGATCAGCGCCGCGCCACCGCAGCGGGAGATGGACATGTTGCTCTCCACCGGCGAACAGGTCTCGATCGCCTTGCTCTCGATGGCCCTGCATGAACTGGGCGTGCCAGCGGTCTCGATGACCGGAGCCCAAGTGGGGATCGTGACCGAATCAGCCCATGGCCGTGCCCGCATCCTCGATGTGCGCACCGACCGGCTTAGGGCCCTGCTAGCAGAAGGGCAAGTGGTGGTGGTGGCTGGCTTCCAAGGCACAAGCCTCAGCCGGGGCGGAACCGCCGAAATCACCACCCTCGGCCGCGGCGGCTCTGACACCTCAGCCGTTGCCTTAGCCGCAGCCCTTGGTGCGGATGCCTGCGAAATCTATACAGACGTGCCAGGGGTGCTCACCACCGATCCGCGCAAGGTGGCCAATGCCCAACTGATGCCGCAAGTGAGCTGCGATGAAATGCTCGAACTCGCCAGCCTGGGTGCCGCAGTTCTCCACCCCCGCGCCGTGGAGATCGCCCGCAACTACGGCGTGAACATGGTGGTGCGCTCCAGCTGGAGCGATGCACCAGGCACCACGCTCACAAGCCGCAATGCCAGACCGATCGGCCGCGAGGGCTTGGAACTTGGTCGTCCTGTGGATGGCGTGGAGCTCCTCGAGGATCAAGCCTTGCTGGCCCTCTCCCACGTGCCTGATCAGCCAGGCGTGGCTGCCCGCTTGTTCGAAAGCCTGTCTGCAGGCGGCGTGAACGTAGATCTGATCATTCAGGCCACCCATGAGGGCAGCAGCAACGACATCACCTTCACCGTGGCGGGAGAGGATCTTGATCAAGCCCGCAGCATCTGCGCCACGCTGGTGGACAGCCTTGGCGGCAACCTCAGCACTGACGGCGGCATGAGCAAGCTGAGCATCAGGGGCGCTGGGATCATGGGCCGCCCTGGTATCGCTGCTGGCTTGTTCGACACGCTCTCAAGAGAGGGCATCAACCTACGTTTGATCGCCACCAGCGAGGTGAAGGTGAGCTGCGTGGTGGACGCCTCCATGGGAGGCAAGGCTTTGCAAGCTGCGCAACAGGCCTTTGAACTGAGCACACAGCAGCAATACATCAACCCTCCTGCCAGCGGAAAAGGTGAACCGGAGGTGAGAGGCGTCGCCCTAGATCGTGATCAGGCCCAAATGAGCGTTCGTCATGTGCCCGACCGACCAGGCATGGCAGGGGCCCTCTGCTCAGCGCTCGCTGATGCAGGCATCAGCCTTGATGCCATCGTTCAATCCGAGCGGCAGCACCGCGATGGCAGCCGTGACATCAGCTTCATCGTGAAACGCGAGGACCGAGCAGCCTCGGATCAAGCCCTTGCGCCGCTGCTGTCTCAATGGCCTGGCGCCGTTCTCGAAGATGGGCCCGCGATTGCCCGCGTCAGCGCGATCGGCGCTGGGATGCCTGCCACCGCAGGAACAGCGGGCCGCATGTTCCGCTTCCTTGCCGAAGCTGGAGTGAACATTGAATTGATCGCCACCAGCGAAATCCGTACCAGCTGCGTGGTCGCCGAAGCTGATGGCGTCAAGGCCTTAGAAGCGGTGCATGCCGGCTTCCAACTTGGTGGATCTGAATGCCATCGAGCGCAAGGCACAGAATCTCCGCTTGAGGCTTAA
- a CDS encoding ribonuclease J, translating into MTSTLSKTKQACLRVIPLGGLHEIGKNTCVFEYGDDLMLVDAGLAFPSDGMHGVNVVMPDTSFLRENQSRIRGMIVTHGHEDHIGGIAHHLKNFDIPVIYGPRLALSMLTGKMDEAGVTDRTTLQTVGPRDVVKVGQHFSVEFIRNTHSMADSFSLAITTPVGTVIFTGDFKFDHTPVDGEHFDLARLAHYGDQGVLCLFSDSTNAEVPGYCPPERSVFPNLDRHIAEAEGRVIITTFASSIHRVSMILELALKNGRKVGLLGRSMLNVIAKARELGYMRAPDELFVPIKQINDVPDRETLLLMTGSQGEPLAALSRISRGDHPQVKVKSSDTIIFSASPIPGNTISVVNTIDKLMILGAKVVYGKGEGIHVSGHGFQEDQKLMLALTRPKYFVPVHGEHRMLVKHARTGHSMGVPEDNTLIINNGDVVELTPDSMRKGDPVKAGIELLDQSRNGIVDARVLKERQQLAVDGIVTILAAISTDGAMVAPPRVNLRGVVTTADARKMSLWTEREIKWVLENRWKQLCRTVDGASPEVDWMGVQREVEVGLGRRMRREMQVEPLILCLVQPAPGGTPVYKGRADAEPDTRPAARGRGGRHGAPGRDSGNGHVRRDPNAAPARVVPSRVIRTPAPAAAVSAPGAAATPAPAPAPAKELVAATVVVTRDPEPEMPAGRTRRRRSAAA; encoded by the coding sequence ATGACATCCACTCTTTCTAAAACCAAGCAGGCCTGTCTCCGAGTGATTCCACTGGGTGGCTTGCATGAGATCGGCAAGAACACCTGCGTGTTCGAGTACGGCGACGATCTGATGCTTGTGGATGCCGGTTTGGCATTCCCCAGTGACGGGATGCACGGGGTGAATGTAGTGATGCCCGACACCAGCTTCCTGCGTGAAAACCAGAGTCGGATTCGCGGCATGATCGTGACCCATGGTCATGAAGATCACATCGGTGGAATTGCACACCATCTCAAGAACTTCGATATCCCAGTGATTTATGGGCCTCGTTTGGCCCTGTCCATGCTCACTGGAAAAATGGATGAGGCTGGTGTCACCGACCGCACCACCCTCCAAACGGTGGGTCCTAGAGACGTGGTGAAGGTGGGTCAGCACTTCTCGGTGGAGTTCATTCGCAACACCCACTCAATGGCCGACAGCTTTTCGCTGGCGATCACGACCCCAGTGGGCACTGTGATTTTCACGGGTGATTTCAAGTTTGATCACACCCCTGTGGATGGTGAGCACTTCGACTTGGCTCGTCTTGCCCATTACGGGGATCAAGGCGTGCTCTGTCTGTTCAGTGATTCCACGAATGCGGAGGTGCCTGGTTACTGCCCGCCTGAACGTTCCGTGTTCCCCAACCTGGACCGGCATATCGCTGAGGCGGAAGGACGGGTGATCATCACCACCTTCGCCAGCTCGATTCATCGCGTCTCGATGATTCTTGAGCTGGCGCTTAAAAACGGACGCAAGGTGGGTCTCCTTGGACGCTCCATGCTGAATGTGATCGCTAAGGCCCGTGAACTCGGCTACATGCGTGCACCGGATGAGCTGTTTGTGCCGATCAAGCAGATCAATGATGTGCCAGACCGCGAGACGCTTTTGTTGATGACCGGAAGCCAGGGTGAGCCTCTTGCTGCTCTGAGCCGGATTTCCCGTGGAGATCATCCTCAAGTGAAGGTGAAGAGCTCCGACACGATCATTTTCTCTGCGAGCCCGATTCCAGGAAACACCATTTCAGTGGTGAACACGATCGATAAATTGATGATCTTGGGGGCCAAGGTTGTCTATGGGAAGGGGGAAGGCATTCACGTGTCTGGCCACGGCTTCCAGGAAGATCAAAAGCTGATGTTGGCCCTCACCCGTCCGAAGTATTTCGTGCCCGTGCATGGTGAGCACCGCATGCTCGTGAAGCATGCCCGCACCGGCCATTCGATGGGCGTGCCTGAAGACAACACGCTGATCATCAACAACGGTGATGTGGTTGAGCTCACCCCGGATTCAATGCGCAAAGGCGATCCTGTGAAGGCAGGGATTGAGCTGCTCGATCAGTCTCGCAACGGAATCGTGGATGCACGCGTGCTCAAGGAGCGTCAACAGCTTGCCGTTGACGGGATCGTGACGATCCTGGCTGCTATCAGCACCGATGGGGCGATGGTGGCTCCGCCTCGCGTGAATTTACGCGGTGTGGTCACCACAGCTGATGCGCGCAAGATGTCGCTGTGGACGGAACGCGAAATCAAGTGGGTGCTGGAAAATCGCTGGAAGCAGCTCTGCCGCACTGTGGACGGGGCTTCTCCTGAAGTGGATTGGATGGGCGTCCAGCGCGAAGTGGAAGTGGGCTTAGGTCGGCGCATGCGCCGCGAGATGCAGGTGGAGCCCTTGATCCTTTGTTTGGTTCAGCCGGCCCCTGGTGGCACACCGGTCTATAAAGGCCGCGCTGATGCAGAGCCTGATACCCGTCCGGCAGCCCGTGGTCGTGGCGGTCGTCATGGTGCTCCCGGCCGCGACAGCGGTAATGGCCACGTACGGCGAGATCCGAATGCGGCTCCAGCACGGGTTGTTCCTTCGCGTGTGATTCGCACACCGGCACCTGCCGCAGCAGTGTCTGCTCCAGGTGCAGCAGCGACTCCAGCACCGGCCCCAGCTCCGGCGAAAGAACTTGTTGCGGCGACTGTGGTTGTGACCCGCGATCCAGAGCCTGAGATGCCAGCTGGACGCACCCGTCGTCGTCGTTCAGCGGCGGCGTAG